In the Streptomyces sp. f51 genome, one interval contains:
- a CDS encoding single-stranded DNA-binding protein, with translation MNETMVCAVGNVATRPVYRDLANGASARFRLAVTSRYWDREKNGWTDGHTNFFTVWANRSLATNVGASVSVGDPVIVQGRLKVRTETRDGQSWTSADIDAVAIGHDLSRGTSAFRRPSKEGEPAAAQRPEPSWESDPDDRPEGASQPRPEPVGVT, from the coding sequence ATGAACGAGACGATGGTGTGCGCGGTGGGCAATGTGGCGACACGGCCCGTGTACCGGGATCTGGCGAACGGCGCCTCGGCACGGTTCCGGCTGGCGGTGACCTCGCGGTACTGGGACCGCGAGAAGAACGGGTGGACGGACGGGCACACCAACTTCTTCACGGTGTGGGCCAATCGCTCCCTCGCCACGAACGTGGGGGCCTCGGTGTCGGTGGGCGATCCCGTCATCGTGCAGGGCAGGCTGAAGGTCCGCACCGAGACGCGGGACGGGCAGAGCTGGACGTCGGCGGACATCGACGCGGTGGCGATCGGTCACGACCTGTCCCGCGGTACGTCGGCCTTCCGCCGCCCGTCCAAGGAGGGCGAGCCGGCTGCGGCGCAGCGTCCCGAGCCCAGTTGGGAATCGGACCCGGACGACCGGCCGGAGGGTGCGTCCCAACCGCGGCCGGAACCGGTCGGGGTGACGTGA
- a CDS encoding Cys-Gln thioester bond-forming surface protein encodes MSSAFSVLSARGRGAARLAAAALVWGLATAGTLSAAGTAAADEIPQNQGGATATIGDLKTYGSAVIHENGEDSWVSAGLFEMTVEDGGMLQTYCIDLHNPTQRDARYEETSWSGTSLSGNKDAGRIRWILENSYPQVNDLAALADKAGVTGLTEQDAAAGTQVAIWRYSDGADVDAADPRAEKLADYLQKNAQNLAEPEASLTLTPAAVSGHPGERLGPVTVHTNAGSVTVTPPTGIAAGGVKVVDKDGRPVTSATNGSRLFFDVPKDGADGSTALTVQASTTVPVGRAFTSETRSQTQILAGSSESTVSADATANWAAKGAIPALSARKDCAKSGVDITAANKGDQAFTFELLGVEHTVAAGASQTLTIPLQEDQAYDFTIGGADGLGKRFKGVLDCKTQGGTSGLSAQTLSEPSPASVGGSSGGTDLAETGGSGLTPIIAGAAIALVVIGGAVVVLLGRKQTPPQA; translated from the coding sequence GTGTCTTCTGCGTTCTCTGTCTTGTCCGCGCGAGGGCGAGGGGCAGCCCGTCTCGCCGCCGCGGCCTTGGTGTGGGGGCTCGCCACCGCGGGGACGCTCTCCGCGGCCGGCACGGCCGCCGCCGACGAGATCCCGCAGAACCAGGGCGGAGCGACCGCCACCATCGGAGACCTGAAGACGTACGGCTCCGCGGTCATCCACGAGAACGGCGAGGACTCCTGGGTCTCGGCCGGCCTGTTCGAGATGACCGTCGAGGACGGCGGCATGCTCCAGACCTACTGCATCGACCTCCACAACCCGACCCAGCGCGACGCCAGATACGAGGAAACCTCCTGGAGCGGCACCTCGCTGAGCGGCAACAAGGACGCGGGCAGGATCCGCTGGATCCTGGAGAACTCCTATCCGCAGGTGAACGACCTGGCGGCGCTGGCGGACAAGGCCGGTGTCACCGGCCTCACCGAGCAGGACGCGGCGGCCGGCACCCAGGTCGCGATCTGGCGGTACTCGGACGGCGCCGACGTGGACGCCGCCGACCCGCGGGCGGAGAAGCTCGCGGACTATCTCCAGAAGAACGCGCAGAACCTCGCGGAGCCCGAGGCCTCGCTCACGCTCACCCCGGCGGCGGTCTCCGGCCACCCCGGTGAGCGGCTCGGCCCGGTCACGGTCCACACCAACGCGGGCAGTGTGACGGTGACCCCGCCCACGGGCATCGCCGCGGGGGGTGTGAAGGTCGTCGACAAGGACGGCAGGCCGGTCACCTCCGCGACGAACGGCAGCCGCCTCTTCTTCGACGTGCCGAAGGACGGCGCGGACGGTTCCACCGCCCTGACCGTGCAGGCCTCCACGACCGTGCCGGTGGGCCGCGCCTTCACCTCGGAGACCCGCAGCCAGACGCAGATCCTGGCCGGTTCCAGCGAGTCCACGGTCTCCGCCGACGCGACCGCGAACTGGGCGGCGAAGGGCGCGATACCCGCCCTGTCCGCCCGGAAGGACTGCGCGAAGAGCGGCGTCGACATCACGGCCGCGAACAAGGGCGACCAGGCGTTCACGTTCGAACTGCTGGGCGTCGAGCACACCGTCGCGGCGGGCGCGTCCCAGACGCTCACGATCCCGCTCCAGGAGGACCAGGCCTACGACTTCACGATCGGCGGCGCGGACGGCCTGGGCAAGCGGTTCAAGGGCGTGCTGGACTGCAAGACCCAGGGCGGTACGAGCGGCCTCTCGGCCCAGACCCTCAGTGAGCCGAGCCCGGCCTCCGTGGGCGGCTCCAGCGGGGGCACCGACCTCGCCGAGACCGGTGGCTCCGGACTGACCCCGATCATCGCGGGCGCGGCCATCGCCCTCGTCGTGATCGGCGGCGCCGTGGTGGTCCTCCTCGGCAGGAAGCAGACGCCGCCGCAGGCCTGA
- a CDS encoding YcnI family protein, with amino-acid sequence MSSTSTTLRRTGTVAALVTAGVLAAAGAASAHVTVHPESYAKGATDGLLSFRVPNEEDTASTTKVQIFLPTDHPLLGVLVTPQAGWTAKATTVKLKKPVKTDDGTITDAVSEITWTGGRIRHGEFQDFQVAFGQLPDDVDQLTFKTLQTYSDGKVVRWIEQQQKGQEEPESPAPALALTAKGAAEEPASAGTGASGSDSSSSASSAAEKSTASGTSSDSTARALGTAGLIVGVLGLLAAAFAVVRVRSTRS; translated from the coding sequence ATGTCCTCGACCAGCACCACCCTGCGCCGCACCGGCACCGTCGCCGCCCTCGTCACCGCGGGCGTCCTGGCCGCCGCGGGCGCGGCCTCGGCGCATGTGACGGTCCACCCCGAGAGCTACGCCAAGGGAGCCACGGACGGCCTCCTGAGCTTCCGTGTCCCGAACGAGGAGGACACCGCGAGCACCACCAAGGTGCAGATCTTCCTGCCGACCGATCACCCCCTCCTGGGCGTTCTGGTGACTCCGCAGGCCGGCTGGACCGCGAAGGCGACGACCGTCAAGCTGAAGAAGCCCGTCAAGACCGACGACGGCACGATCACGGACGCCGTCTCCGAGATCACCTGGACCGGCGGCCGGATCCGCCACGGCGAGTTCCAGGACTTCCAGGTCGCCTTCGGCCAGCTCCCTGACGACGTCGACCAGTTGACCTTCAAGACCCTCCAGACCTACTCGGACGGCAAGGTGGTCCGCTGGATCGAGCAGCAGCAGAAGGGCCAGGAGGAGCCGGAGAGCCCCGCACCGGCGCTCGCCCTCACCGCCAAGGGTGCGGCGGAGGAGCCCGCTTCGGCCGGCACCGGCGCCTCCGGCTCCGACTCGTCCTCGTCCGCGTCCTCGGCCGCCGAGAAGTCGACCGCGAGCGGCACGAGCAGTGACTCCACCGCCCGGGCCCTGGGCACCGCGGGTCTGATCGTCGGTGTCCTCGGCCTGCTCGCGGCCGCCTTCGCCGTCGTGCGTGTCCGGAGCACCCGCTCCTAG